In Vulpes lagopus strain Blue_001 chromosome 1, ASM1834538v1, whole genome shotgun sequence, a genomic segment contains:
- the RABGAP1L gene encoding rab GTPase-activating protein 1-like isoform X9 has product MIENGSWSMTFEERENRRLQEASMRLEQENDDLAHELVTSKIALRNDLDQAEDKADVLNKELLLTKQRLVETEEEKRKQEEETAQLKEVFRKQLEKAEYEIKKTTAIIAEYKQICSQLSTRLETQQAASKEELEVVKGKMMACKHCSDIFSKEGTLKLPAVSREEQGLELDDEKDSLKKQLREMELELAQTKLQLVEAKCKIQELEHQRGALMNEIQAAKNSWFSKTLNSIKTATGTQPLQPPPATQPPKEST; this is encoded by the exons ATGATTGAAAACGGTAGTTGGTCTATGACTTTTGAGGAG AGGGAGAACCGGAGACTCCAGGAAGCCAGCATGAGGCTGGAACAAGAGAATGATGACCTCGCCCATGAACTAGTCACCAGCAAAATTGCTCTGCGAAATGACTTGGATCAG GCAGAAGACAAGGCAGATGTGCTGAATAAGGAGCTCCTCTTGACCAAACAAAGGCTGGTGGAAActgaagaggagaagaggaaacaggAGGAAGAGACAGCCCAG CTAAAAGAAGTCTTCCGGAAACAGCTGGAGAAGGCAGAGTACGAGATCAAGAAGACCACAGCTATCATTGCTGAGTATAAGCAG atcTGTTCCCAGTTAAGTACCAGACTGGAGACGCAGCAAGCAGCCAGCAAGGAGGAGCTGGAAGTGGTAAAG GGTAAAATGATGGCTTGTAAACACTGCAGCGACATTTTCAGCAAAGAGGGCACTCTGAAGCTCCCAGCCGtaagcagggaggagcaggggctggaACTGGATGATGAGAAGGATTCCCTGAAGAAGCAGCTGAGGGAGATGGAGCTGGAGTTGGCACAAACCAAACTGCAGCTGGTGGAGGCCAAGTGCAAAATCCAG gaacTTGAACACCAGAGAGGAGCCCTTATGAACGAAATCCAAGCTGCAAAAAACTCTTGGTTTAGCAAAACCCTGAACTCTATCAAAACCGCCACAGGCACCCAGCCACTGCAGCCACCgccagccacccagccacccaagGAGAGCACATAG
- the LOC121490043 gene encoding calcyclin-binding protein, translating to MASALEELQKDLEEVKVLLEKANRKRVRDALTVEKSKIETEIKNKMQQKSQRKAGLLDNEKPAAVVAPITTGYTVKISNYGWDQSDKFVKIYITLTGVHQVPTENVQVHFTERSFDLLVKNLNGKSYSMIVNNLLKPISVEGSSKKVKTDTVLILCRKKAENTRWDYLTQVEKECKEKEKPSYDTETDPSEGLMNVLKKIYEDGDDDMKRTINKAWVESREKQAKGDTEF from the exons ATGGCTTCAGCTTTGGAGGAG CTACAGAAAGATCTAGAAGAGGTGAAGGTGCTTCTGGAAAAGGCCAATAGAAAAAGAGTACGTGATGCCCTTACAGTTGAAAAATCCAAGATCGAGACAGAAATCAAGAACAAGATGCAGcagaaatcacagagaaaagCAGGACTTCTTGACAATGAGAAGCCAGCTGCTGTGGTTGCTCCCATTACAACAGGATATACAGTAAAAATCAGTAATTACG GATGGGATCAGTCAGATAAATTTGTGAAAATCTACATTACTTTAACTGGAGTTCATCAGGTCCCCACCGAGAATGTGCAGGTGCATTTCACAGAGAG GTCATTTGATCTTTTGGTAAAGAATCTAAATGGGAAGAGTTACTCCATGATTGTGAACAATCTCTTAAAACCCATTTCTGTGGAAGGCAGTTCAAAAAAG GTCAAGACAGATACAGTTCTTATCTTATgtagaaagaaagcagaaaacacaCGGTGGGACTACCTGACTCAGGTTGAAAAAGAAtgcaaagagaaaga aaaGCCCTCCTATGACACTGAAACAGATCCCAGCGAGGGATTGATGAATGTGCTAAAGAAAATTTATGAAGATGGAGATGATGATATGAAGCGAACCATTAATAAAGCCTGGGTGGAATCAAGAGAGAAGCAAGCCAAAGGAGACACagaattttaa